One window from the genome of Haladaptatus paucihalophilus DX253 encodes:
- a CDS encoding ATP-binding protein: MNSGALDVIEFLLTARVYSENRNLDENDLPPKIRQVFWHDGTIERPLRTTVETAREATGLDQPWDAISELMFTDRDTFSGSIELTQQEMAEEWFVDRDEERIAANPTLAYALSDRDGVDASYEAVREANRPVQSDRAWIDSLLEEHFDEDEDEDGESMLDLVDIHAPEEVELTLDDLVLTEDQEAEIHKIVKAIEHREYLAEIGLREIGKLLFVGPPGTAKTSTARALGYDLDLPFVEVKLSMITSQYLGETAKNVEKVFEVAKRLSPCILFMDEFDFVAKTRRSDEHAAIKRAVNTLLKSIDNISLIEDDVLLIGATNHPDQLDAAAWRRFDDILNFPKPDEQMRSDILRVITRRMRIANFDPDEIAEMTEGLTGSDLRLVLREAVLEALTEERTELTQEDLHYAIQDFEERDHLKDMDMIDGDHDALVAGGDISGHSHDH, from the coding sequence ATGAACAGCGGGGCGCTGGACGTAATCGAGTTCTTGCTCACTGCACGGGTCTACAGTGAGAACCGAAATCTGGACGAAAACGACCTGCCGCCGAAGATTCGGCAGGTGTTCTGGCACGACGGAACGATAGAGCGACCGCTTCGGACGACCGTCGAGACGGCGCGCGAGGCGACCGGCCTCGACCAACCGTGGGACGCGATCTCCGAACTGATGTTCACCGACCGGGATACGTTCTCGGGAAGCATCGAACTCACCCAACAGGAGATGGCGGAAGAGTGGTTCGTGGACCGCGACGAGGAGCGAATCGCCGCGAACCCGACGCTCGCGTACGCGCTCTCCGACCGCGACGGCGTGGACGCGTCCTACGAGGCGGTGCGAGAAGCAAACCGGCCGGTCCAGTCCGACCGGGCGTGGATAGACAGCCTGCTCGAAGAGCACTTCGACGAGGACGAAGACGAGGACGGGGAGAGCATGCTCGACCTCGTGGACATCCACGCGCCCGAGGAGGTCGAACTGACGCTGGACGACCTCGTGCTCACGGAGGACCAAGAGGCCGAAATCCACAAAATCGTCAAGGCCATCGAGCACCGCGAGTATCTGGCCGAAATCGGGCTGCGCGAAATCGGGAAACTCCTCTTCGTCGGCCCGCCGGGAACCGCGAAAACCTCGACGGCGCGCGCGCTGGGGTACGACTTGGACCTCCCGTTCGTCGAAGTCAAACTGTCGATGATAACCAGCCAGTACCTCGGCGAGACGGCCAAAAACGTCGAGAAGGTGTTCGAGGTGGCGAAGCGACTCTCGCCGTGTATCCTCTTCATGGACGAGTTCGACTTCGTGGCGAAAACCCGTCGGAGCGACGAGCACGCGGCCATCAAACGCGCCGTCAACACCCTCCTCAAGAGCATCGACAACATCTCGCTCATCGAGGACGACGTGTTGCTCATCGGCGCGACCAACCACCCCGACCAACTCGACGCGGCGGCGTGGCGGCGCTTCGACGACATCCTGAACTTCCCGAAACCGGACGAGCAGATGCGCTCGGACATCCTTCGGGTCATCACCCGGCGGATGCGCATCGCCAACTTCGACCCCGACGAAATCGCGGAGATGACCGAGGGACTCACCGGGAGCGACCTTCGACTGGTCCTCCGCGAGGCCGTGCTCGAAGCCCTGACCGAGGAACGGACGGAACTCACGCAAGAGGACCTCCACTACGCGATTCAGGACTTCGAGGAGCGCGACCACCTGAAGGATATGGACATGATAGACGGCGACCACGACGCGCTGGTCGCCGGTGGGGACATCAGCGGTCACTCCCACGACCACTGA
- a CDS encoding MBL fold metallo-hydrolase, with product MEVTLLGTGDTTGTPTVGCDCDTCREARDSGVERSRFSVHVRNEETDESLLIDASPDFRSQFLDNDVSLPDEVLITHIHFDHLDGLGNAYRLFDSLPVHATDETDPKTGESVADAIRNKFDYLDRITVHGHAPLASFSACGFDVTFVPVEHPPLVCYGVVVEKDGSKLALTGDTGYSIPDASREALSDADLFLADAIVPASLCEYHPAGGRHHTEDGVPRTFGHKHMTREGALSLADELDASETRLVHVSHFYPEEEAFEEPLAVDGERYLI from the coding sequence ATGGAAGTCACCCTCCTCGGAACCGGCGATACGACGGGCACCCCGACGGTCGGATGCGACTGTGACACCTGCCGCGAGGCTCGGGACAGCGGTGTGGAGCGCTCGCGGTTCTCGGTCCACGTCCGCAACGAGGAGACGGACGAATCGCTCCTCATCGACGCCAGCCCGGATTTTCGCTCCCAGTTTCTCGACAACGACGTTTCGCTCCCCGACGAGGTGCTCATCACGCACATCCATTTCGACCACCTCGACGGGTTGGGGAACGCCTATCGACTGTTCGATTCCCTCCCCGTCCACGCGACGGACGAAACCGACCCGAAGACGGGCGAGAGCGTCGCCGACGCGATTCGAAACAAGTTCGACTACCTCGACCGCATCACGGTTCACGGCCACGCGCCGCTCGCGTCGTTTTCGGCGTGCGGGTTCGACGTGACCTTCGTTCCGGTCGAACACCCCCCGCTCGTCTGTTACGGCGTCGTCGTGGAGAAAGACGGTTCGAAACTCGCGCTGACGGGTGACACGGGCTATTCGATTCCGGACGCGTCTCGGGAGGCCCTGTCGGACGCCGACCTCTTTCTGGCCGACGCCATCGTCCCCGCGTCGCTCTGCGAGTACCACCCGGCGGGCGGCCGCCACCACACCGAGGACGGCGTTCCGCGCACCTTCGGGCACAAGCACATGACGCGCGAGGGTGCGCTCTCGCTGGCCGACGAACTGGACGCGTCGGAGACGCGATTGGTGCACGTGTCGCACTTCTATCCCGAAGAAGAGGCGTTCGAAGAGCCGTTGGCGGTGGACGGCGAACGGTATCTGATTTAG